One window from the genome of Garra rufa chromosome 1, GarRuf1.0, whole genome shotgun sequence encodes:
- the LOC141339005 gene encoding uncharacterized protein: protein MAFIKEESEDVKIEEGFKVKQEDTEEQTDLMAPSEQIEVLNEMEDQYEKQHAFITGKRSFSSSQAEKTSSQKTGNKSQFTCQQCGRSFSQQGNFKVHMRVHTGEKPYTCQECGKGFAQKISLKNHMSVHTKERPYTCQQCGSGFTQLGSFNRHTKLHSGENPYACKLCGKSFTEKAQLKVHRTSHTERGAFTCQHCGKSFHRKENLNVHLTIHAEGSSFTCQQCGKGFYRKRNLNSHMKIHTGEKPYLCPECGISFNHIGNLYRHMRSHTGENRSTCKQCGKCFIRKGSLECHMRIHTGEKPYVCPQCGRSFTQKQALNVHMRIHTGEKPYTCRLCGKGFTGKGNLDVHMRAHTRALLSANSVDSVSTKKETLTNT from the exons atggcgtttattaaagaggagagtgaagacgtgaaGATAGAAGAAGGATTCAAAGTGAAACAAgaagacactgaggaacaaacag ACCTGATGGCACCAAGCGAGCAAATTGAAGTATTGAATGAAATGGAAGATCAGTATGAGAAACAGCATGCTTTTATAACTGGAAAACGATCATTTAGTTCCTCACAGGCTGAAAAGACGTCTTCTCAAAAGACAGGAAATAAAAGTCaattcacctgccaacagtgtggaaggagttttaGTCAACAAGGAAACTTTAAAGTGCACATGagggttcacactggagagaagccttacacatgccaagagtgtggaaagggtttcgcTCAAAAAATATCCCTTAAAAACCACATGAGTGTTCACACCAAAGAGaggccttacacctgccaacagtgtggaagtgGTTTCACTCAGCTAGGAAGCTTTAACAGACACACGAAACTCCACTCTGGAGAGAATCCTTACGCTTGCAAGCTCTGTGGCAAGAGCTTCACTGAAAAAGCGCAACTGAAGGTCCACAGGACAAGTCACACTGAAAGAGGTGctttcacctgccaacattgtggaaaaAGTTTTCACAGGAAGGAAAACCTTAACGTGCACTTGACCATTCACGCCGAGGGGAgctctttcacctgccaacagtgcggaaaaggtttttacagaaaaaGGAACCTTAATtcacacatgaaaattcacaccggAGAAAAGCCGTACCTATGTCCTGAATGTGGAATAAGCTTCAACCACATTGGAAACCTTTACAGGCACATGAGATCTCACACTGGAGAAAACCGCtccacctgcaaacagtgtggaaaatgcTTCATTCGAAAGGGAAGCCTTGAatgtcacatgagaattcacaccggagagaagccgtaTGTATGCCCTCAATGTGGAAGGAGTTTTACACAAAAACAAGCTCTTaatgtccacatgagaattcacaccggagagaagccttacacctgcagactgtgtggaaagggtttcactGGTAAAGGAAACCTTGATGTCCATATGAGAGCTCACACTAGAGCTCTTTTGTCGGCTAACAGTGTAGACagtgtttcaaccaaaaaggaaacgTTAACCAACACGTGA